From a single Nissabacter sp. SGAir0207 genomic region:
- a CDS encoding PLP-dependent aminotransferase family protein produces the protein MTRYEQLAQSLRRQIQNQIWLPGDKLPSLRESCRQSGLSLMTVLQAYQLLESQGLVVARPQSGYYVAPDPAPLPDSSRTLHPSEQVGINDAIFDILQAAKDPAIVPFGSAFPDATLFPQPRLARSLASAVRRMSPFSAVANLPPGNEDLRRSIAQRYAQQGMEVAPDDIVITSGAMESLGLSLQAVTEPGDWVAIESPAFYGVLQAIERRQLKAVAIPTDVQTGIDLAALADALARYPIRACWFMSNFQNPLGASMPRDKKQRLVAMLAEHGVALIEDDVYHELYFGTERPAPLRAFDPQGSTVLHCASFSKSLAPGFRVGWVAAGPHAARIQRLQLMSTLSASVPTQLALADYLHQSGYEAHLRRLRRQLELRQVAMYRGIQQAFPEEVSISRPQGGYFLWLTLGKGRDARTLYRQALARGISIAPGHMFTAGDQFRDCIRLNSSFVWDARHQQAIETLGALVRGL, from the coding sequence ATGACCCGCTATGAACAGCTTGCCCAGAGCCTGCGCCGCCAGATCCAGAACCAGATCTGGCTGCCCGGTGACAAACTCCCCTCCCTGCGCGAGAGCTGCCGACAGTCGGGCCTGAGCCTGATGACCGTGCTGCAGGCGTACCAGCTGCTGGAGAGCCAGGGGCTGGTGGTGGCACGCCCGCAGTCGGGCTACTACGTCGCGCCCGATCCGGCCCCGCTGCCGGACAGCAGCCGCACGCTGCACCCCTCGGAACAGGTCGGCATCAATGACGCCATCTTTGACATTTTGCAGGCGGCGAAAGACCCGGCCATCGTCCCCTTTGGCTCCGCCTTCCCGGACGCCACGCTCTTCCCGCAGCCCCGGCTGGCGCGCTCACTGGCCAGCGCGGTGCGGCGCATGTCGCCCTTCAGCGCCGTCGCCAACCTGCCGCCGGGCAATGAGGATCTGCGCCGCAGCATCGCCCAGCGCTACGCCCAGCAGGGGATGGAGGTGGCACCCGATGACATCGTCATCACTTCCGGCGCGATGGAGTCGCTGGGGCTGAGCCTCCAGGCGGTCACTGAGCCGGGTGACTGGGTGGCGATTGAGTCGCCAGCCTTCTATGGCGTGTTGCAGGCGATAGAGCGCCGCCAGCTAAAGGCGGTCGCCATCCCGACCGATGTGCAGACCGGCATCGATCTGGCGGCGCTGGCCGACGCGCTGGCGCGCTACCCGATCCGCGCCTGCTGGTTTATGTCCAACTTCCAGAACCCGCTCGGGGCCTCCATGCCGCGCGACAAAAAGCAGCGGCTGGTGGCGATGCTGGCGGAGCACGGCGTGGCGCTGATTGAGGATGATGTCTACCACGAACTCTACTTTGGCACGGAGCGACCGGCCCCGCTGCGCGCCTTTGACCCGCAGGGCAGCACGGTGCTGCACTGCGCCTCCTTCTCCAAGAGCCTGGCACCCGGCTTCCGGGTCGGTTGGGTGGCGGCTGGCCCCCATGCGGCGCGCATCCAGCGGCTGCAACTGATGAGTACCCTCTCCGCCAGCGTACCGACCCAGCTGGCGCTGGCCGACTACCTGCACCAGAGCGGCTATGAGGCGCACCTGCGAAGGCTGCGCCGCCAGCTGGAGTTGCGTCAGGTGGCGATGTACCGCGGCATCCAGCAGGCGTTCCCGGAGGAGGTAAGCATCAGCCGGCCACAGGGCGGCTATTTCCTCTGGCTGACGCTCGGCAAGGGGCGCGACGCCCGCACCCTCTACCGGCAGGCGCTGGCGCGCGGCATCAGCATCGCGCCGGGGCATATGTTCACCGCGGGCGACCAGTTCCGCGACTGCATCCGCCTCAATAGCTCCTTTGTCTGGGACGCGCGCCACCAGCAGGCGATCGAGACGCTGGGGGCGCTGGTCAGGGGGCTGTAG
- a CDS encoding helix-turn-helix domain-containing protein produces MSGFTEDLIAWIEDNLENPLLVDDVTQKAGYSKWYLQRRFKRETGIPLAKYIRDRRLCKAALLVRMSRLPMMEIAARYQFDSQQSFNRRFKQHFGVPPGEYRRAGDWRFTGIRPRHAFTDLSPRPVVSRVTLAQRLTRHGGRISHCRVDQLESLAFHYETRAPLFAAIDGMLATQPGPVWLAEQNVPESSAEISFTSCLCRPTAEGEPTLAASGDYLALPLTGTQEALSRAIMHFYLYEMTEHGHVRRDGHDLLRIDQTAEGVYQGCYFVPVA; encoded by the coding sequence ATGAGCGGATTCACCGAAGACCTGATCGCCTGGATTGAGGACAACCTGGAGAACCCGCTGCTGGTGGATGACGTGACGCAGAAGGCTGGCTACAGCAAGTGGTACTTGCAGCGCCGCTTCAAGCGTGAGACCGGTATTCCGCTGGCGAAATATATCCGCGACCGCCGGCTCTGCAAGGCGGCGCTGCTGGTGCGCATGTCACGGTTGCCGATGATGGAGATCGCCGCGCGCTACCAGTTTGACTCCCAACAGAGCTTCAATCGCCGCTTCAAGCAGCACTTTGGCGTGCCGCCCGGCGAGTACCGGCGCGCGGGCGACTGGCGCTTCACCGGCATCCGGCCACGCCACGCCTTCACTGACCTGTCGCCCCGGCCTGTGGTGTCGCGGGTCACGCTGGCGCAGCGGCTGACGCGCCACGGCGGGCGCATCTCCCACTGTCGCGTCGATCAACTGGAGTCGCTGGCGTTCCACTATGAGACGCGCGCGCCGCTGTTTGCCGCCATTGACGGTATGCTGGCGACGCAGCCCGGCCCGGTGTGGCTGGCGGAGCAGAACGTGCCGGAGAGCAGCGCGGAGATCAGCTTCACCTCCTGCCTCTGCCGCCCGACAGCAGAGGGCGAGCCGACGCTGGCGGCCAGCGGTGACTATCTGGCGCTGCCGCTTACCGGCACGCAGGAGGCGCTGAGCCGCGCCATCATGCACTTCTACCTGTATGAGATGACCGAGCATGGCCACGTCCGCCGTGACGGCCATGACCTGCTGCGCATCGATCAGACGGCCGAGGGTGTCTACCAAGGCTGCTACTTTGTGCCGGTGGCCTGA
- a CDS encoding TetR/AcrR family transcriptional regulator: MSRKKDPQQVRSRLLESASRLAADNGLAEISLSAVAAAAGVTKGGLFHHFPNKRALISALFTALIADIDREIDDYLQQDAGGYGCFTRAYVRSGFAESDDRVTWAAITYSIKSDSELIELWDAWIAGRLARHQATDSAPALEIVRLAADGAWFQRQLSRRPESAASRELEQRLLHLTYPQDGAAA, encoded by the coding sequence ATGAGCCGTAAAAAAGATCCGCAACAGGTGCGCAGCCGCCTGCTGGAGAGCGCCTCCCGGCTGGCGGCGGACAACGGGCTGGCCGAAATCTCGCTGAGCGCGGTGGCCGCGGCCGCTGGCGTCACCAAGGGTGGGCTGTTCCACCACTTTCCCAACAAGCGGGCGCTGATCTCCGCGCTGTTCACGGCGCTGATCGCTGACATTGACCGCGAAATCGACGACTACCTGCAACAGGATGCGGGCGGCTACGGCTGCTTCACCCGCGCTTACGTGCGCTCCGGCTTTGCCGAGAGCGATGACCGGGTGACGTGGGCGGCCATCACCTACTCCATTAAGTCCGATTCCGAGCTGATTGAGCTGTGGGATGCCTGGATCGCCGGGCGGCTGGCGCGCCATCAGGCCACGGACAGCGCCCCGGCGCTGGAGATTGTGCGGCTGGCGGCCGACGGGGCGTGGTTCCAGCGCCAGCTGAGCCGCCGGCCAGAGAGCGCCGCCAGCCGCGAGTTGGAGCAGCGGCTGCTGCATCTTACCTACCCACAGGATGGGGCGGCGGCATGA
- a CDS encoding glutamine amidotransferase → MKKTKKVLLVGETWVSASTHFKGFDQFSSVTFHSGAQALINALAETEFELTHLPAHQAVEQLPFTLEALAEYDAILLSDIGANSLQLHPDVWLHGKPVADRLKLLRDYVRQGGALAMFGGYLSFQGIDGKARWRRTPVEEALPVTCLPYDDRLETPEGFAPELTAQAEGHPILAGLPTEWPLLLGANEVEVKPGAEVLARLPADLGGHPLLVTGHYGAGRTLAWMSDVSPHWLPPSFIAWPGYAPLFGNMLRWLTAEQAA, encoded by the coding sequence GTGAAAAAAACGAAGAAGGTACTGTTGGTCGGCGAAACCTGGGTGAGCGCATCCACTCACTTTAAGGGATTTGACCAGTTCAGCAGCGTCACTTTCCATAGTGGCGCGCAGGCGCTGATTAATGCGCTGGCCGAGACAGAATTTGAACTGACCCACCTGCCGGCGCATCAGGCGGTGGAGCAACTGCCCTTTACCTTGGAGGCGCTGGCGGAGTATGACGCCATCCTGCTGTCTGACATTGGGGCCAACTCATTGCAGCTACACCCTGACGTCTGGCTGCACGGTAAACCGGTTGCCGATCGGCTGAAGTTGCTGCGCGACTATGTGCGGCAGGGCGGCGCGCTGGCGATGTTTGGCGGCTACCTCAGCTTCCAGGGGATTGATGGCAAGGCGCGCTGGCGGCGCACGCCGGTGGAGGAGGCGCTGCCCGTCACCTGCCTGCCCTATGATGACCGGCTGGAGACGCCGGAGGGCTTTGCGCCGGAGCTGACGGCGCAGGCGGAGGGGCATCCGATTCTGGCCGGGCTGCCGACCGAGTGGCCGCTGTTGCTGGGCGCCAATGAGGTAGAAGTAAAACCGGGTGCCGAGGTGTTGGCGCGCCTGCCGGCTGATCTTGGCGGCCACCCGCTGCTGGTGACCGGCCACTATGGCGCGGGCCGCACGCTGGCGTGGATGTCGGATGTCAGCCCGCACTGGTTGCCGCCCTCCTTTATTGCGTGGCCGGGCTATGCGCCGCTGTTTGGCAATATGCTGCGCTGGCTCACTGCCGAACAGGCGGCGTAG
- a CDS encoding ATP-grasp fold amidoligase family protein has product MIRNIWPKKIYTLLADKIKVRDYIAAIIGEQYLIPVYATTTEMSYELYKSLPNSFVMKANHGCGFNSLVFDKSKITYEALYEQASTWMDSNWYLSNKERHYQGIKPGLIFEELLQVEGQVPNDLKFHCFNKDGELRVFIQVDYSRYGVHRRDVFDEEWNRTEIRMGLKNNPETMPRPEKLDEMLHLAKTIASQFSYVRIDFYEVGGRVYFGELTFTPGAGLCRIWPRNVQREWGSYFTE; this is encoded by the coding sequence ATGATTCGCAATATTTGGCCGAAAAAGATCTACACGCTGTTGGCGGACAAAATCAAGGTGCGGGACTACATCGCGGCGATTATTGGCGAGCAGTACCTGATCCCGGTTTATGCCACCACCACGGAGATGAGCTATGAGCTTTACAAGAGCCTGCCCAACTCCTTCGTGATGAAGGCCAACCACGGGTGCGGCTTCAACAGTCTGGTGTTCGATAAGAGCAAGATCACTTATGAGGCGCTCTACGAGCAGGCCTCCACCTGGATGGACTCCAACTGGTATCTCTCCAACAAGGAGCGCCACTACCAGGGGATCAAGCCGGGCCTGATCTTCGAGGAGCTGTTGCAGGTTGAGGGCCAGGTGCCGAACGACCTGAAGTTCCACTGCTTCAACAAAGATGGCGAGCTGCGTGTCTTCATCCAGGTGGACTACTCGCGCTATGGCGTGCACCGCCGCGACGTGTTCGACGAAGAGTGGAACCGCACCGAGATCCGCATGGGCCTGAAGAACAACCCGGAAACCATGCCGCGCCCGGAGAAGCTGGACGAGATGCTGCATCTGGCCAAGACCATCGCCAGCCAGTTCTCCTATGTACGCATCGATTTTTATGAGGTGGGCGGCCGGGTCTATTTCGGCGAGCTGACGTTTACACCCGGTGCCGGCCTTTGCCGCATCTGGCCTCGCAATGTGCAGCGTGAATGGGGGAGTTACTTTACGGAATAA
- the cydB gene encoding cytochrome d ubiquinol oxidase subunit II: protein MGIDLSLIWFVIIVFSILMYVVMDGFDLGIGLLYPMVKDDGDRDVMMNTVAPVWDGNETWLVMGGAGLFGAFPLAYAVILDALAIPLTVMLIGLIFRGVAFEFRFKATVSHRAFWDKSFIAGSFIATFSQGVVLGAFLNGFPVENRTWVGSVFDWITPFSLFCGVGLVVAYALLGSSWLIIKTEGHLLATMRRVSRPLLLALLAIIAIVSIWTPLSYPTIADRWFTLPDLFFFLPVPVLVALAAWGVWRTTQNAHSHYAPFILTLALIFLGFSGLGISIWPNLIPPAISFREAASPPQSQGFMLVGALFIIPLILVYTFWSYYVFRGKVKPEHGYH, encoded by the coding sequence ATGGGTATCGATCTCTCGCTGATCTGGTTTGTGATCATTGTGTTCAGCATCCTGATGTATGTGGTGATGGATGGCTTCGACCTTGGCATCGGCCTGCTCTACCCGATGGTCAAGGATGATGGCGATCGCGATGTGATGATGAACACCGTGGCCCCGGTGTGGGACGGCAACGAAACCTGGCTGGTGATGGGCGGGGCCGGGCTGTTCGGCGCCTTCCCGCTGGCCTATGCCGTGATCCTCGACGCGCTGGCCATCCCGTTGACCGTGATGCTGATTGGCCTGATCTTCCGCGGCGTGGCCTTTGAGTTCCGCTTCAAGGCCACCGTCTCGCACCGCGCCTTCTGGGACAAATCCTTCATTGCCGGATCCTTTATTGCCACCTTCTCGCAGGGGGTGGTGCTGGGGGCGTTCCTGAATGGCTTCCCGGTGGAGAACCGCACCTGGGTCGGCAGCGTGTTTGACTGGATCACCCCCTTCTCGCTGTTCTGCGGCGTCGGGCTGGTGGTGGCCTATGCGCTGCTCGGCAGTAGCTGGCTGATCATCAAGACCGAGGGGCACCTGCTCGCCACCATGCGCCGGGTGTCACGGCCGCTGCTGCTGGCGCTGCTGGCGATCATTGCCATCGTCAGCATCTGGACGCCGCTCAGCTACCCGACCATCGCTGACCGCTGGTTCACGCTGCCGGATCTCTTCTTCTTCCTGCCGGTGCCGGTACTGGTGGCGCTGGCGGCCTGGGGGGTGTGGCGCACCACGCAGAATGCCCACTCCCACTACGCCCCCTTTATTTTGACGCTGGCGCTGATCTTCCTTGGCTTCAGCGGACTGGGCATCAGTATCTGGCCCAACCTGATCCCACCGGCCATCAGCTTCCGCGAGGCGGCCTCCCCGCCGCAGAGCCAGGGCTTTATGCTGGTGGGCGCGCTGTTCATCATTCCGTTGATTCTGGTTTACACCTTCTGGAGCTACTACGTCTTCCGTGGCAAGGTCAAACCGGAGCATGGCTACCACTAA
- a CDS encoding GntR family transcriptional regulator, with the protein MSRPQYLRQSVINQMLDGIARGQLTSPLPSQAALARLYHISRTTVRHTLDYLKQRGIVARRAGRLCIARAPTDDEGFMPLPCPAHVAQFEQALHALIRQRQLRPGDNINEQQLVQASGMAAAAVRDLLLRFSRYGLLENAGRGEWQMRTLEPAYAENLCELREMLEMHALRRFFSLPPEDGRWATVRALLARHRQLHVEMSSDYCRFAQLDRQLHALILSAADNPFFDRTLEIVAVIFQFHCQWDGQNLARRTVVAVEDHMALLLAMVNRNEREALRELRAHLGHARQTLTSALDGRARCP; encoded by the coding sequence ATGAGTCGCCCGCAATACCTGCGCCAGAGTGTCATCAATCAGATGCTTGACGGCATCGCCAGGGGTCAGCTGACCTCGCCCCTCCCCTCGCAGGCCGCGCTGGCCCGCCTCTACCACATCAGCCGCACCACCGTGCGCCACACCCTTGACTACCTGAAGCAGCGTGGCATCGTCGCGCGCCGCGCCGGGCGGCTCTGCATCGCCCGTGCGCCGACCGATGACGAGGGCTTTATGCCGCTGCCCTGCCCGGCGCACGTCGCGCAGTTTGAGCAGGCGCTGCACGCGCTGATCCGCCAGCGGCAGTTGCGTCCCGGCGACAACATCAATGAGCAGCAACTGGTGCAGGCCTCCGGCATGGCCGCCGCCGCGGTGCGCGACCTGCTGCTGCGCTTTAGCCGCTACGGCCTGCTGGAGAATGCCGGGCGCGGCGAGTGGCAGATGCGCACGCTGGAGCCAGCCTATGCCGAGAATTTGTGTGAGTTGCGCGAGATGCTGGAGATGCACGCCCTGCGGCGCTTCTTCAGCCTGCCGCCGGAGGATGGGCGCTGGGCCACGGTGCGCGCGCTGCTGGCCCGCCACCGCCAGCTGCATGTGGAGATGAGCAGCGACTACTGCCGCTTCGCGCAGCTTGACCGCCAGCTCCATGCGCTGATCCTCTCTGCCGCCGACAACCCCTTCTTTGATCGCACGCTGGAGATTGTGGCGGTGATCTTCCAGTTCCATTGCCAGTGGGATGGGCAGAATCTGGCACGGCGCACGGTGGTGGCGGTGGAGGATCACATGGCGCTGCTGTTGGCGATGGTCAACCGCAATGAGCGCGAGGCGCTGCGCGAACTGCGCGCCCACCTCGGCCATGCGCGCCAGACGCTGACCAGCGCGCTGGATGGCCGGGCGCGCTGCCCGTAG
- a CDS encoding glycosyltransferase family 2 protein has product MPAFNTADYIEYAINSVLSQTYANFHLYIIDDASTDATGDVVQRFTDDPRVTYYRNERRLGRAETINMGIDMAAGEFIAFCDSDAVWEKNKLFTQVNILQTKRYDMVCSHYATFLNSVNKLTRTYKSREIITYRDLLRGHRIADITGMYNQARLGKVYLENVPHQEYLMWLSLLKRAKGTMAYCIPETLAYCRISPRQSFLSKNPFDSWQWRIYRDYLRLPYYKSFYYYLSSLAQAMKRIV; this is encoded by the coding sequence ATGCCTGCCTTTAACACAGCAGACTATATTGAATATGCGATTAACAGCGTATTGTCCCAAACGTATGCCAATTTTCATCTCTATATTATTGATGATGCTTCAACGGACGCGACGGGCGATGTTGTCCAGCGCTTTACCGATGATCCACGCGTAACTTACTACCGCAATGAGCGCCGTCTGGGCCGTGCTGAAACCATCAACATGGGCATCGACATGGCGGCAGGGGAGTTCATCGCCTTTTGTGACAGTGACGCGGTCTGGGAGAAGAACAAGCTGTTTACCCAGGTCAACATCCTGCAAACCAAGCGCTATGACATGGTGTGCTCGCACTACGCCACCTTCCTCAATAGCGTGAACAAGCTGACCCGCACCTACAAGAGCCGCGAGATCATCACCTATCGCGACCTGCTGCGCGGCCACCGCATCGCCGACATTACCGGCATGTACAATCAGGCGCGTCTGGGTAAGGTCTATCTGGAGAACGTCCCGCATCAGGAGTACCTGATGTGGCTGTCGCTGCTTAAGCGTGCCAAGGGCACCATGGCCTACTGCATCCCTGAGACGCTGGCCTACTGCCGCATTTCACCGCGCCAGAGCTTCCTCAGCAAGAACCCGTTCGACAGCTGGCAGTGGCGCATCTACCGCGACTACCTGCGCCTGCCGTACTATAAGTCGTTCTACTACTACCTCTCTTCTCTGGCTCAGGCGATGAAACGTATTGTCTGA
- the spy gene encoding ATP-independent periplasmic protein-refolding chaperone Spy: protein MRKFTALALASTLVFGSVSMAFAADTAATAPAATEHSKPMHKGGRHGDPFAGLNLTEQQRQQMRDLMSTERQQHPRDEMKAHFESMHKLVAADSFDEAKAKAEIDSLHKAQAEQMLSHMRMENKMYNLLTPEQKKQFNENYQKRAEKMAEKHAERAARHNSETHSAN, encoded by the coding sequence ATGCGTAAATTTACTGCCCTGGCTTTAGCGTCCACCCTGGTTTTCGGTTCTGTTTCCATGGCCTTTGCCGCTGACACCGCCGCCACCGCGCCGGCCGCCACCGAGCACAGCAAGCCGATGCACAAAGGGGGCCGCCATGGCGATCCGTTTGCCGGCCTGAACCTGACCGAGCAGCAGCGCCAGCAGATGCGTGACCTGATGAGCACCGAGCGCCAGCAGCACCCGCGTGACGAGATGAAGGCCCACTTTGAGTCCATGCACAAGCTGGTGGCCGCAGACAGCTTCGATGAGGCGAAGGCGAAGGCGGAAATTGACAGCCTGCACAAGGCGCAGGCCGAGCAGATGCTCTCCCACATGCGCATGGAGAACAAGATGTACAACCTGCTCACCCCGGAGCAGAAGAAGCAGTTCAATGAGAATTACCAGAAACGCGCTGAAAAGATGGCCGAGAAGCACGCTGAGCGCGCTGCACGCCACAACAGTGAGACACACAGCGCCAACTGA
- a CDS encoding DUF2474 domain-containing protein, producing MTEKTTRSPLWRRLIWLIIIWAGSVLALFVVASLFRLMMTAAGMRSH from the coding sequence ATGACCGAGAAGACCACCCGCAGCCCGCTGTGGCGGCGGCTGATCTGGTTAATCATTATCTGGGCCGGCAGCGTGCTGGCGCTGTTCGTCGTCGCCTCGCTGTTCCGGCTGATGATGACCGCCGCCGGGATGCGCAGCCACTGA
- a CDS encoding cytochrome ubiquinol oxidase subunit I, with translation MLGLDAFELARIQFAFTVSFHIIFPAITIGLASFLAVLEACWLKTKNTTYRDLYHFWIKIFAVNFGMGVVSGLVMAYQFGTNWSGFSAFAGSITGPLLTYEVLTAFFLEAGFLGVMMFGWNRVGPGLHFFSTCMVALGTLMSTFWILASNSFMHTPQGYEIVDGQLIPVDWFKVVFNPSFPYRLLHMATAAFLASAFFVGASGAWHLLRGNNTPMVRKMFSMAMWMALIVAPIQAVIGDAHGLNTLEHQPAKIAAIEGHWENPPDEATPLILFGLPDMEEERTKYAVEIPYLGSLILTHSLTKQIPALKSFPADQRPNSTIIFWSFRIMVAMGLLMIATGLWSLWLRWRGKLFLTRAFHRFALVMGPSGLIAIIAGWFTTEIGRQPWVVYGLLRTRDAVSDHGTLHMSLSLLAFLVVYCSVFGIGLVYLLKLIGRGPQPFVAHTGPEGGPGQKRTPARPLSAADESLDEPTKDDLRRSE, from the coding sequence ATGTTGGGCTTAGACGCGTTCGAGCTGGCGAGAATCCAGTTCGCCTTTACCGTTTCGTTTCATATCATCTTTCCGGCCATCACCATCGGCCTCGCCAGCTTCCTGGCGGTGCTGGAGGCGTGCTGGCTAAAAACCAAAAATACCACGTACCGCGATCTCTACCACTTCTGGATCAAGATCTTCGCCGTCAACTTCGGCATGGGGGTGGTCTCCGGGCTGGTGATGGCCTATCAGTTCGGCACCAACTGGAGCGGCTTCTCCGCCTTTGCCGGTAGCATCACCGGGCCGCTGCTTACCTATGAGGTGCTGACTGCCTTCTTCCTGGAGGCTGGCTTCCTCGGCGTGATGATGTTTGGCTGGAACCGCGTGGGGCCGGGGCTGCACTTCTTCTCCACCTGCATGGTGGCGCTCGGCACCCTGATGTCCACCTTCTGGATCCTCGCCTCCAACAGCTTCATGCACACCCCGCAGGGCTATGAGATTGTCGATGGCCAGCTGATCCCGGTGGACTGGTTCAAGGTGGTGTTCAACCCCTCCTTCCCCTATCGCCTGCTGCACATGGCGACCGCCGCCTTCCTGGCCTCGGCGTTCTTTGTTGGCGCGTCCGGGGCCTGGCACCTGCTGCGCGGCAACAACACGCCGATGGTGCGCAAGATGTTCTCAATGGCGATGTGGATGGCGCTGATTGTCGCGCCAATTCAGGCGGTGATTGGCGATGCCCACGGCCTGAATACCCTGGAGCACCAGCCAGCGAAGATTGCCGCCATTGAGGGGCACTGGGAGAACCCGCCGGATGAGGCGACGCCGCTGATCCTGTTCGGCCTGCCGGACATGGAGGAGGAGCGCACCAAATATGCGGTCGAGATCCCCTACCTCGGCAGCCTGATTTTGACCCACAGCCTGACCAAGCAGATCCCGGCGCTGAAATCCTTCCCGGCTGACCAGCGCCCCAACTCCACCATCATCTTCTGGTCATTCCGTATCATGGTGGCGATGGGCCTGCTGATGATCGCCACCGGCCTCTGGAGCCTCTGGCTGCGCTGGCGCGGCAAGCTGTTCCTGACGCGCGCCTTCCACCGCTTTGCGCTGGTGATGGGGCCGTCGGGCCTGATCGCCATCATCGCTGGCTGGTTTACCACTGAGATTGGCCGCCAGCCGTGGGTGGTCTACGGCCTGCTGCGCACCCGTGACGCAGTCTCTGACCACGGCACGCTGCACATGTCCCTCAGCCTGCTGGCGTTCCTGGTGGTCTACTGCTCGGTGTTTGGCATCGGGCTGGTCTACCTGCTGAAGCTGATTGGCCGTGGGCCGCAGCCCTTTGTCGCCCACACCGGCCCCGAAGGCGGGCCTGGGCAGAAACGCACCCCGGCGCGGCCGCTCTCCGCCGCGGATGAGTCCCTGGATGAACCGACCAAAGATGACCTGCGGAGGAGTGAATAA
- a CDS encoding bestrophin family protein — protein MIVRSPQHWFFRLFVWHGSVLANILFRLFLNLLMSLVAVLCFQWYEALNIRLTLAPFSLLGIAIAIFLGFRNSVSYARFTEARQLWGSLLVAQRALTRQLRAVLPEALPAIRQFAALQIAYTYCLKHQLRGTAPGGTVRRLLPEPVARQVLTSPSPCNRLLLLMGQWLGARRAAGELSDMLYHGIDQNLTQLATAQAGCERIANTPIPFAYTLIVHRTVYLFCTLLPFALVPDLHYMTPLVSVFISYTFLSLDILAEELGEPFGTEPNDLPLNAMCRAVEIDLLEMCDVMPLPPRRRPDRHYILN, from the coding sequence ATGATTGTTCGCTCCCCGCAACACTGGTTTTTCCGGCTGTTTGTCTGGCACGGCTCCGTGCTGGCCAATATCCTGTTCCGGCTGTTCCTCAATTTGCTGATGTCGCTGGTGGCAGTGCTCTGCTTCCAGTGGTATGAGGCGCTCAACATCCGGCTGACGCTGGCACCTTTCAGCCTGCTGGGCATCGCCATCGCCATCTTTCTGGGCTTTCGCAACAGTGTCAGCTATGCGCGCTTCACGGAGGCGCGCCAGCTCTGGGGATCGCTGCTGGTCGCGCAACGCGCCCTGACGCGCCAGCTACGCGCGGTATTGCCGGAGGCGCTGCCAGCCATCAGGCAGTTTGCCGCCTTGCAGATCGCCTATACCTACTGCCTGAAACACCAATTGCGCGGCACCGCACCGGGCGGGACGGTGCGTCGGCTGCTGCCAGAGCCGGTGGCGCGGCAGGTGCTCACCAGCCCCAGCCCCTGCAACCGGCTGCTGCTGCTGATGGGGCAGTGGCTGGGCGCCCGCCGCGCCGCCGGTGAGCTTAGCGACATGCTCTACCATGGCATTGACCAGAACCTGACCCAGCTGGCGACGGCACAGGCGGGCTGCGAACGTATCGCCAACACCCCGATCCCTTTTGCCTATACGCTGATTGTGCATCGCACGGTCTACCTGTTCTGCACGCTACTGCCCTTTGCGCTGGTGCCGGATCTGCACTACATGACGCCGCTGGTCTCGGTCTTCATCTCCTATACCTTCCTGTCGCTGGATATTCTGGCGGAGGAGCTGGGCGAGCCGTTTGGCACCGAGCCAAACGACCTGCCACTGAACGCCATGTGCCGGGCGGTGGAGATAGACCTGCTGGAGATGTGTGACGTCATGCCGCTGCCGCCGCGCCGTCGGCCTGACCGCCACTACATCCTGAATTGA